The sequence TAGGACTGGTACAGCTCGCCGGTGCGAATATTCGCCCAGAAGGCCGCGGGCGTATCCGACGTCGCCCAGCCCATGACGAATTTGCCCTCGTCGGAGATGGCGACGGTGTTCTTGGCGCTCTGCCAATCGACCGTCGCGCCGAGCGTCTGCGCGACGAAGCGGATCGGCACGTAGACGGATCCGTTCTTCAACTTGGCGGGCTGGGTCATCTG comes from Aneurinibacillus sp. REN35 and encodes:
- a CDS encoding stalk domain-containing protein; the encoded protein is QMTQPAKLKNGSVYVPIRFVAQTLGATVDWQSAKNTVAISDEGKFVMGWATSDTPAAFWANIRTGELYQS